Proteins co-encoded in one Candidatus Limnocylindrales bacterium genomic window:
- a CDS encoding SDR family oxidoreductase: MLFNLRGHVAVVTGGNGGIGLGMARGLAKAGASIAVWGRNLEKNARAVADLDALGAPAAAFPVDVADEAQVVRAMKETLERFGRVDSCFANAGVGRAVAFTDMTVSDWDSVTGINLTGAFLTFREAIRHMRARGGGGKLIAVASIGSLHGMPRQAHYSASKAGICALVRSLAVECARDGIQANAILPGWIETDMTETARAWEKLSETVVHRTPARRWGRPEDFEGIAVYLASHASDFHTGDTLRVDGGYAIF, from the coding sequence ATGCTGTTCAATCTTCGTGGTCACGTCGCCGTGGTCACCGGCGGCAACGGAGGCATCGGCCTGGGCATGGCCCGCGGCCTGGCCAAGGCCGGCGCGAGCATTGCCGTCTGGGGCCGAAACCTCGAGAAGAACGCCCGCGCCGTGGCCGACCTCGATGCGCTGGGTGCACCGGCAGCCGCCTTCCCCGTCGACGTCGCCGACGAAGCGCAGGTCGTCCGCGCGATGAAGGAGACGCTCGAGCGCTTCGGTCGGGTCGACTCCTGCTTCGCCAATGCCGGCGTCGGCAGGGCCGTCGCCTTCACCGACATGACCGTCTCAGATTGGGACAGCGTTACCGGCATCAATCTGACCGGAGCCTTCCTGACGTTCCGTGAGGCGATCCGTCACATGCGGGCCCGCGGAGGCGGCGGCAAGCTCATCGCCGTGGCATCGATCGGATCGCTGCACGGCATGCCGCGGCAGGCGCATTATTCGGCGAGCAAGGCCGGGATCTGTGCGCTGGTCCGCTCGCTGGCGGTCGAGTGCGCGCGCGACGGCATCCAGGCCAACGCGATCCTGCCGGGATGGATCGAGACCGACATGACCGAGACGGCGCGGGCATGGGAGAAGCTCAGCGAGACGGTCGTGCATCGCACTCCGGCCCGGCGCTGGGGCAGGCCCGAGGACTTCGAGGGCATTGCCGTCTATCTCGCTTCCCACGCTTCGGATTTTCATACCGGCGATACTCTGCGCGTCGACGGCGGCTACGCAATCTTCTGA
- a CDS encoding CbiX/SirB N-terminal domain-containing protein: MTAPAHEQGTKAALVLVDHGSRCAQANSVVEDCARSLAENGRGRYVGVYAAHMELAAPSIEQAFEAAAAAGAELVVVVLFFLAPGRHSSQDVPRLAAEAAARHPGLRHVITRPLGPDPVLDDLVLLRVREALAAGPLDR, from the coding sequence ATGACGGCGCCAGCTCACGAACAGGGGACGAAAGCGGCGCTGGTCCTCGTCGATCACGGCAGCCGCTGCGCCCAGGCCAATTCCGTCGTCGAGGACTGTGCCCGCAGCCTGGCGGAGAACGGCCGAGGCCGCTACGTCGGCGTCTACGCGGCACACATGGAGCTGGCCGCGCCCAGCATCGAGCAGGCGTTCGAGGCTGCGGCCGCTGCCGGCGCCGAGCTGGTCGTCGTGGTCCTGTTCTTCCTGGCGCCGGGCCGCCATTCCTCCCAGGACGTGCCGCGACTGGCCGCCGAGGCGGCCGCGCGGCATCCGGGCCTGCGCCATGTCATCACGAGACCTCTGGGCCCCGATCCCGTTCTGGACGATCTGGTCCTGCTACGGGTGCGCGAGGCGCTGGCTGCCGGCCCCCTCGACCGCTAA
- a CDS encoding LLM class F420-dependent oxidoreductase — protein sequence MKFATALAFNDPLHFCEMARTADEAGWDWFAVSDHIVFPENIRSAYPYAKDGKPYWASSTPWPDPWTAIAAMAAVTTRLRFMTNVYILPARNPVLVAKQVGTVAYMSGERVAVGVGTGWMEEEFELLGQDFRARGKRMNEQIEILRKLWKGGMVEHHGERYGFDRLELSPVPRSPVPIYIGGVSDAAMKRAARIGDGWIAVQHTADEIHQMLGRIQALRREYGTESRPFEAVVACTDVFDVDGYRRLEDMGVGTLTTAPWVLYGADPGSLVEKQDALKRFAEDVIQKMR from the coding sequence GTGAAGTTCGCTACCGCCCTGGCCTTCAACGACCCTCTGCACTTCTGCGAGATGGCCAGGACGGCTGATGAAGCCGGCTGGGACTGGTTCGCCGTCTCCGACCACATCGTCTTTCCCGAGAACATCCGCAGCGCCTATCCGTACGCCAAGGATGGCAAACCGTACTGGGCGAGCTCGACGCCCTGGCCCGACCCGTGGACGGCCATCGCGGCCATGGCCGCGGTGACCACACGCCTGCGCTTCATGACCAACGTCTACATTCTGCCCGCCCGCAACCCGGTGCTGGTGGCCAAGCAGGTCGGCACTGTCGCCTACATGTCCGGAGAGCGGGTTGCCGTGGGCGTGGGCACCGGTTGGATGGAGGAGGAATTCGAGCTTCTCGGCCAGGACTTTCGCGCGCGCGGCAAGCGCATGAACGAGCAGATCGAGATCCTGCGCAAGCTGTGGAAGGGCGGAATGGTCGAGCACCATGGCGAGCGTTACGGCTTCGACAGGCTCGAGCTGAGCCCGGTTCCCCGTTCGCCCGTGCCGATCTATATCGGCGGGGTCAGCGACGCCGCCATGAAGCGGGCCGCACGCATCGGCGATGGCTGGATCGCGGTCCAGCACACCGCCGACGAGATTCATCAGATGCTCGGCCGCATCCAGGCACTGCGACGCGAGTACGGGACCGAGTCGCGGCCTTTCGAGGCGGTGGTCGCCTGCACCGACGTCTTCGACGTCGACGGCTACCGGCGGCTCGAGGACATGGGTGTGGGCACTCTCACGACCGCTCCCTGGGTGCTTTACGGAGCCGATCCGGGCTCGCTCGTGGAGAAGCAGGACGCTCTGAAGCGCTTCGCCGAAGACGTGATCCAAAAGATGCGATAA
- a CDS encoding TetR/AcrR family transcriptional regulator, translating into MEATKAKRTRRTAEDAKRVILDAAEKRLRESGPAGIKLQEIAADVGVSHPAILHHFGSRDGLMEAVVRRALISLRNTILDQVRKQMTREVDLPAILDLVFGIVAERGHARLIAWLILEGTGLRDDTRYMRGLAEAAHVRMIQGGWTEDRDFAFEDMLFTVMLVGMAALGAGVSGEVMRYSAGLENDADAEARFRRWFSAVLARYLAGEKEFVLPLPEIPANR; encoded by the coding sequence ATGGAAGCGACGAAAGCCAAACGCACGCGGCGCACGGCCGAAGATGCCAAGCGCGTGATTCTGGATGCCGCCGAGAAGCGGCTGCGCGAGTCGGGGCCGGCCGGCATCAAGCTGCAGGAGATCGCTGCCGACGTCGGCGTTTCCCATCCAGCCATCCTTCATCACTTCGGCAGCCGCGACGGCCTGATGGAGGCCGTTGTCCGCCGTGCGCTGATCTCGCTGCGCAACACCATCCTGGACCAGGTCCGCAAGCAGATGACGCGCGAGGTGGACCTGCCGGCGATTCTCGACCTCGTTTTCGGCATCGTGGCCGAGCGCGGCCACGCCCGCCTCATCGCCTGGCTGATCCTGGAAGGCACCGGACTGCGCGACGACACCCGCTACATGCGCGGGCTGGCCGAGGCCGCTCACGTCCGCATGATCCAGGGCGGCTGGACCGAGGACCGGGACTTCGCGTTCGAAGACATGCTCTTCACCGTGATGCTGGTGGGCATGGCCGCGCTCGGGGCCGGCGTATCGGGCGAGGTCATGCGGTACAGCGCCGGCCTCGAGAACGATGCCGATGCGGAAGCGCGCTTCCGCCGCTGGTTCAGCGCCGTGCTGGCCCGCTATCTGGCCGGGGAAAAGGAGTTCGTGCTTCCGCTGCCGGAGATTCCGGCCAATCGCTGA